The genomic stretch CCATGGAGTAAGAGCTTCCAAGTTTTGACAACATTTCATGTACACCGCTTATGGCGTGGTGCACTTCCGACCATTTCCGGGCAATCTCTTCTTCAAGCTTCTTCTTGTCATGGACGAGAACTTCTTCATTTTCGAGGCTTGGTtcacatttcccttttcttttcacTTTATTTCTCCATTTTTTTGGTTTCTTCTTCTCAACCCTTGGCTTCATTTTTGAAGGGGTATTAGTGCTAGAATCAAATTTGGGAGGGATCACATTGGGGTGATCCCCTCCACCCTCAAGCTTCAActcttcttttcctttttcatttgttgGACAAGCTTCTAATGGAGCCAAAAATGAAGGCCCTAAATTAGGTTCATCCAAGTTATCTTCCACCATATCCACCCTATAACAAGAGTTGCCCATAGGAGGAGACTTCATGGAATTGTTGAGTTCAAACTCAATCTTCTCATTACCCACTTGGAGTGAGAGTTTTCCACTTTTAACATCTATCATAGCACCTCCCGTGGCCAAGCAAGGCCTCCCTAAAATGATTGGCACATGGCTATCTTCGGGCATGTCCATGACAAAGAAGTCACATGGTATGATTAGTTTCCCAACAACCAAGGGTACATCTTCAATTACACCAATGGGAAATTTAACCGATCGATCGGCTAGTTGAAGTGAAACTCTAGTTGGCTTCAAATCTCCCAAATCAAGCCTCTTGAAGATTGAAAGTGGCATGAGGCTCACACTAGCCCCCAAGTCACACAATGCTCTTTTAATAGCCACTCCTTGGATAGAACACGGAATTGAGAAGCTACCCGGATCTTCTAGCTTATTTGTAAGCTTGTTGGTGTGAGTAAGAATAGCACTACACTCCTTAGAGAGGTTGATGGTTTGCACCTCTCCATTCTTCTTTTTCAAAGTGACAAGTTCTTTAAGAAACTTACCATATGATGGAATTTCGGTAATCATATCAAGGAAAGGAATAGTGACATTCATTCCCTTCAAGATCTCAACAAACTTCTCATATTTCTTTTCAAGCCTAGGCCTTGCAAGCCTTTGTGGAAAGGGTACCGGTGCTACATACTCCCTTGGGGGTAGAATACATTCTTTGGCCTTAGATGCAATAGGTTCATCTTGCTTTGGAGGATCAACCATCTCCACCTCCTTAGACTTTTCCACCCTAGTCTCATCTTCTTCCACAACTTCAACCGGGTGCTCTTTCACTACTTCACTAGACACCCTCTTCCTCTTCCACTTAGGAGATTTCTCAACCTCCTCCAATTGCTTTCCACTCCTCAAAAATACCGCATTCATCTCCCTTGGGTTAACCGTATTACCCGGAAACTTCCCCGGATTTTGAGCCAATTGCCCCAATTGTTGAGAAATTTGGGCCACATGAGTTTCCGTAGCCTTTTGGGATGCTCGTATTTCAGCATTAACCCGGTTTTGTGAGGCAATGTGGTTGTCAAGCTTTGAGTCGACTTTTTGGTTGGCAATCACCAATTGCTCAAAGGCTTGCTCCCAAGAAGGTTTTTGAGGGGTTTGAAAGTTTTGGTTTTGAGGTTGGTTGAAATTTTGTCCCTTGAAACCCCCaaatggttgttggttttgagtGACAAATTGTTTTCCTTGGAAACCGGGTGGGATTTGTCTTTGGAATTGAGAGTTTTGATTGAACCTTTGTTGTTGTGGTGAGGAAGTGGTTGGGTTTTGAATGTTTTGTGAAGCATAAGACAAGAAAGGATGAGTTATTTTTCCATTACCAAattggttgttgttattattgttgaaccCTTGCCTTGCACTAGTTGACTCCCAAATCCCATTTACTTGCTCATAGCATTCCTCTCCTAGGGGTGAAATCAAGGGACACCCAATGGGAGTATGCCCTTGTTCACCACACAACTCGCACGACAAGACTTGCCTCATATCGGAGCCCTTAGGTTTTGAATTAAGCAAAGCAACTTGTTGGGTGAGTTCATCTAGCATACCCTTAACCTCCACATTCAAAACCGAATTAGAATCCTTGCTCTTGCCCTTCCTCATTTGCCTATCACTTCCCCATTCCATAGTTCTTgaggccatctcctcaattagTTCCTTTGCCGCTTTATGCCCCAAAATGTCTAGGGCACCTTTCCCCGATCCCGCATCCAATGAAAGCCTAAGGTCTTGAGTCAACCCTTTGTAGAAATTGTTCACTAGCTCGGCCTCGGAGATGCCATGGTGTGGGCATAACCGTTGGAGCTTCTTGTACCgttcccatgcctcatataaggTCTCATCCTCTTCTTGAGTAAAGCTTTGTAATTCACTCTTGACTTTGGCCGTTCTTGAGGGTGGGAAATATTTGTTTAAAAATGCCGAAGCCAACTCATCCCATGTCTTGAAGGAATCCGGGTCACAATTCTTCAACCAATCCTTGGCCGAACCCCTAAGAGAACGGGGGAACAACCTAAGGCGAACCGCGTCATCGGAGACCCCATTTGACTTGTACATATCACAATTTTCAAGGAAATCATTTAGATGATCATTTGGGTTCTCCAAGGGACCTCCTCCAAATTGGTTGTCTTGAACAAGGTTGAGCAAGGCATTTTTAATctcaaagttattagcttgaATTCGTGGCCTTTGGATGCTTGGATTGACTATGTGCTTAGGAGCCATAGTGTCTCTTATCGGAACCGGTTCAACCATGGTGTTAGGCTCttcttctaaaaccccaaaaggatTTTCAAACACTTCGGTAGCTTCTTGGTGATTAGCTTCTTCAATTGGTGGTATATCTAGAAAACCCCTTCTTCTTAGAGAATTAAGTCTTCTTGCCGTagcttcaatttcaagatcaataggatatgttggttgacctcttctttgtcgcctactcatgcaaaagacctaagcacttgaaagaaaggattagtaacaaaggacttagtctaaactagaacaaaaacgattaatatcaagccgtactccccggcaacggcgccaaaaacttgatggtctcaagttaaacctcgcaagtgcacgattttatcgttgtacacttaaaagggtcgatcccacaaggagtaggtggagtactaatcgttctaattcaccggtttagctaagtcgataaataacAAAGAGGGTAGTAACAAACTAGCGCTAAACTATCAAATTTAAAGACAAACAACAAGTTAAGGTAAAAACGAGCTAAAGAAAGAGGATatatcaaataaagagaaggactagaactcggtccgaccatgaacatgagtaattccacatactaatcgtctcggctaatcaaaaggggtagaaaggtaagggggagatggctctaattcgcctagaacctcccttccggtctcgcacTAGGACATTAGTTACTCCGACTAACctccctcccgggttcgaaagtcggtatccctaactcaaaacccgacaaccccaagaatatgcattttcccaaggaggtcaagcaaatggtcaaggtcattaagcactcatcatattccgggtcatcccactcccccttccggagg from Silene latifolia isolate original U9 population chromosome 2, ASM4854445v1, whole genome shotgun sequence encodes the following:
- the LOC141626985 gene encoding uncharacterized protein LOC141626985 — protein: MVEPVPIRDTMAPKHIVNPSIQRPRIQANNFEIKNALLNLVQDNQFGGGPLENPNDHLNDFLENCDMYKSNGVSDDAVRLRLFPRSLRGSAKDWLKNCDPDSFKTWDELASAFLNKYFPPSRTAKVKSELQSFTQEEDETLYEAWERYKKLQRLCPHHGISEAELVNNFYKGLTQDLRLSLDAGSGKGALDILGHKAAKELIEEMASRTMEWGSDRQMRKGKSKDSNSVLNVEVKGMLDELTQQVALLNSKPKGSDMRQVLSCELCGEQGHTPIGCPLISPLGEECYEQVNGIWESTSARQGFNNNNNNQFGNGKITHPFLSYASQNIQNPTTSSPQQQRFNQNSQFQRQIPPGFQGKQFVTQNQQPFGGFKGQNFNQPQNQNFQTPQKPSWEQAFEQLVIANQKVDSKLDNHIASQNRVNAEIRASQKATETHVAQISQQLGQLAQNPGKFPGNTVNPREMNAVFLRSGKQLEEVEKSPKWKRKRVSSEVVKEHPVEVVEEDETRVEKSKEVEMVDPPKQDEPIASKAKECILPPREYVAPVPFPQRLARPRLEKKYEKFVEILKGMNVTIPFLDMITEIPSYGKFLKELVTLKKKNGEVQTINLSKECSAILTHTNKLTNKLEDPGSFSIPCSIQGVAIKRALCDLGASVSLMPLSIFKRLDLGDLKPTRVSLQLADRSVKFPIGVIEDVPLVVGKLIIPCDFFVMDMPEDSHVPIILGRPCLATGGAMIDVKSGKLSLQVGNEKIEFELNNSMKSPPMGNSCYRVDMVEDNLDEPNLGPSFLAPLEACPTNEKGKEELKLEGGGDHPNVIPPKFDSSTNTPSKMKPRVEKKKPKKWRNKVKRKGKCEPSLENEEVLVHDKKKLEEEIARKWSEVHHAISGVHEMLSKLGSSYSMGKFEVVKGIARFREGDPG